The genomic stretch ACCGTCCATGCTAGCTGTGTAACCTGCAACGTATTTTGCCAGGCGGTGGCAGAATACGTCCATTGCACGAGTCGCTTCTTCTTTAGTGCCGTAGTTGTCTTCAACGAAGCGGCAATCAGAAGTGACTTCGGTCAGACCTTGTAGGCCAGACTCTTTAGTCAGCATCTTGTTGATGTCAGCGACTGAGTAACCCAGCGTGTCGTGCAGGTGGAATACGATCGCAGGATCGATATCGCCACAACGAGTACCCATAACCAGACCTTCCAGAGGAGTCAGACCCATAGAGGTGTCAACTGACTGGCCGTTCTTGATTGCACAAACAGACGCACCGTTGCCCAGGTGGCAGTTGATGATGTTCAGTTCGCTGGCTGGTTTACCCAGACGCTCTGCGGCTTCACGTGCGATAAACAGGTGAGAGGTACCGTGTGCGCCGTAGCGACGGATGCCATGCTCTTTGTACAAATTGTATGGCAGCGCGTACAGGTACGCTTCTTCTGGCATAGTTTGGTGGAAAGCAGTGTCGAATACGGCAACGTTCTGCAGTGCAGGGAATGCTTTCTGAGCTGCTTTAATACCAACGATGTGCGCCGGGTTGTGCAGAGGAGCGAAGCTAGCCGCGTCTTCAATACCTTTCAGAACGGTTTCGTCGATCAGAGCTGATTGAGTGAACTGCTCACCGCCGTGTACAACACGGTGGCCAATGGCTTTCAGTTGCTCTGCCAGTTCTGGCTTAGAAGCAAGGATAGTTTCAACGATGAAAGTCAGAGCTTCATCGTGTGCAGCGCCATCACCCAGTTGAGCTTCGTGCTTGCCGTCAAGTTTCCACTTGATACGTGCTTCTGGAAGGTGTAGACATTCAGCAAGACCTGAAAGGTACTCGTCGCCATTTTGTGCGTCGACAACAGCGAACTTAAGTGAAGAACTACCGCAGTTTAAAACTAAAACTAGCTTAGACATGAGTAACTACCTGTAATAATCGGTTAGGACAAAAATTAATCTCAAGAATAGTCAACCCATGCAGGACTGCTACTAATCTTGGTCAATAAAGCTTCAATTTCCGTATAAAAAGACGTGACAGTGTCAGTGTAATCGTCGGTGCAATCCGTGCAGCATTCATCGCAGAGTTGCTTAAATAATAATTACGGGCAACAATGAGATTGAGAATGCGCAAAGGATAGCGATATTAGGTCAAGATAACAAAAAAAATTTGAAAGAATATTAT from Vibrio ostreae encodes the following:
- a CDS encoding acetate kinase, with amino-acid sequence MSKLVLVLNCGSSSLKFAVVDAQNGDEYLSGLAECLHLPEARIKWKLDGKHEAQLGDGAAHDEALTFIVETILASKPELAEQLKAIGHRVVHGGEQFTQSALIDETVLKGIEDAASFAPLHNPAHIVGIKAAQKAFPALQNVAVFDTAFHQTMPEEAYLYALPYNLYKEHGIRRYGAHGTSHLFIAREAAERLGKPASELNIINCHLGNGASVCAIKNGQSVDTSMGLTPLEGLVMGTRCGDIDPAIVFHLHDTLGYSVADINKMLTKESGLQGLTEVTSDCRFVEDNYGTKEEATRAMDVFCHRLAKYVAGYTASMDGRLDAIVFTGGIGENSAPIREMVLNRLAIFGIEVDGAANLKARFGGEGVITTEGSRIPAMVISTNEELVIAEDTARLTNI